TCGGTCAATGGCacctcggcgggcggcgcggcgacgtgCAAGTGTGGCGCCTTGCGGTCCGGCATGAATGTGGGGGGCCAGGTGAGAAAATaagttttgggggggggggggcagtggaCAAAATAAGGCAGCCCAGGGGTCATTTAGTAAAAATTATACTCATCGCGGAAGACCTCCAAGTGGACGACGAGACGGTCAAAGACCTCAGGGACATGTTTCACTCGCCTCTCCGTGAGCAGCACATCTGGGTCTTTGCGGCAATCTTTAGGAAGGCACTGCCAATGAGGCATGAGTTGGAGAGGGCCAACACGATGGTGGTGCTTACTCGCTAAGTGCTGCCCACTTGGCAGGAGGAGTGGTAGTGTCCAACCTTATCCATGGATCACAACCCGGAGATGATTTGCTGGTACGTGCGGGGTCTTAATAACCCGACTAAAAGGAAGGCGGTTAGGGAGTTTGTGCAAACCATCAAAGTCAACTTGGTGTGTTTGCAAGAGACTAAGCTACATGTAATTGATCAATTCGATGTCATGCAATGTATTGGACCATCTTTTGATGGTTTTGCCTACTTACCGGCATTGGATACTcgtggtggaatcctactagcTTGGGATACCACAATGGTGGAGGTGGACAATGTGGCTTTGGACATGCACTCCATCTCGGGACATGTTTGCACCAAGGATTGGAACATGTGGTGGCTCACCGGTGTATATGGACCACAGGGAGACGAGGGAAAAATGCTATTCCTGCAAGAGTTGAGGAACAGAAGGCCCGCTTGCCCGCAGTGAATTGCAGAAAACCACCACATTTCAGCCTAGGTTTGCAGAAAACACTCTTCTACGTTTTTGCTGCAGAAAACACTGATTTTCTttctaatcttttgcaaaaaccACCAAACCTTATGTTCGGGCAGTTTAAGCACTATTATGACAGGTGGGGGCCTGTCTTGTCGACGTGGCGTCATGGCCGCGAGCTGACACCATGTAATGGCGTGACGGCCGCTCCTGCTCCGCCGATAGTAACCGGCTCGATCCAGCTCTCTCCTCCGCCTCACCCTCTCCTCTCCTCACCTCACTCTGTTCTTCTCCCCCGACGCCGCCACACCGCTGGCCGCCGTTCTGCTGCTCCCCCGTGGCCATGGTGTCGTGGAGCGACGAGACCAGTGAGGATTCAGTCATGAACATCTCCTCCTCCTGCGATGGCATCATCAAGGTCAGTTTGCtagagctagggttagggttagggttagtgAATTGGGGATTTTATGAATGAACTTGATCTGAACCTAGGTTTCTCTTTGATTGCTCCCGCATCTTCCAGCTATGATGCACGATCCGAATTTCAATGGCACTGACGCAGATGTGAATGTTTTGTGCGAACACGGCGAGCCGGCCGAGTGCTTTGTTGCATTTGAAGGGATGCACACCGGCAGGAGGTTTCTTGGATGCGCTAAGAAGGTATGATCTTGTGTAGAGGAAGGTGTTCATTACTTAATGTTTTGTTTATCTAGTTGTTAAGCTTTGTTTAGTTTGGTCTTTGTTTAGCTAGTTCTGACATGCCTTGTCATCAGATGGTACACATTGTTTATTGTGGTCAGTGATTACTTCTTTGTTTATCAAGTTGTTAAGCTTGGTTAAGTGCTTAGTCTTTGTTTAACTTGTTTTATCCACTGTGTTGGGGTGTGTTGTCATCAGTGGATGGTAGTCATTGTTTATTATGGTCAGTGCTTAATGACTTGTTTAACAATGGTCattgtttatttgtttgttgcgTGATACGTTTGCGGCACATATTAGAACTCTGAACCTGTTGGTTTGATGGTCTTGAAAATACTATGGAGTATGGCACTTAACAGTGGTCTTCATCCTACTCACTTAGATAATTCTTTATTGTTTTATTGTTTATTTTACAGGAAGGCATAAACTATGGAGTAGTTCAATGGATTGATTTTGAATGGCCAGACTCGATGGAGAAGGCATTGGCCAAGTTATGGGATATGTATGAAGAGATTAAGTCAGCTAGGACCAATGACAATCTAGAGAGTTCCTTTGCAATTCACAACCCGACAAAAGAGAAGAAGAAACTACAGGAGAATTATGACAGTTTGTATGCTGATGTGAATGCTCTCTTGGATGCCCAATAGCAGAGGGGTGTGGAGTTGAACAATCAAAAGGAGCAGAAGGAATGTCTTGATGTGAAGATTGTAGAGCTAGAAACTGTAGTGGGCAACTTGAAGGCAGAGTTGTCAAAgaaagaggaggagaagaagaaagtaTAGGAGAACTATGACAATTTGTATGCTGATGTGAATGCTCTCTTGGATGCCCAGCAGCAGAGGGGTGTGGAGTTAAACAATCAGAAGGAGCAGAAGGAATATGTTGATGTGAAGATTGCTGAGCTAGAAACTGTAGTGGGCAACTTGAAGGCAGAGCTGTCAAAgaaagaggaggagaagaagaagctgctgcAAAAGTATGATACTCTAAAGAACCTGACAGGTGCTCAAGCCAATGTGATTAGGAACTTGAAGTTCAATCATTTGAAGGAGAAGGAAAGGCTGACAGAAGAGACGCTTAAATTGCAGCATCACATTTCTGAGCTTCAAAAGTCCGAGGACAAGATAAAGCTGAAGCTTCAGGGGGTGAAGGCCATCTTAGATGAGTAGGGTGTCTTCTAGTATGATAATCATCTATCTGTATGTAGATGATAATCTTCTATGCAATACTGTAGTATGAATTTGTGAACCAACTACCTTAACTATGTATTTTGTGATCCATGGTGTTTGATCCAGCAGTGTTGTAATGTAGATGATAATCATCTATTTAGTACTTCAGTTTGAATTTGTGAACCCAGAAATCtaagtatgtatgttgtgatccATTGCGTTGGATCCAACCTTGATGGACCTTTATGAATGTGAGTCAAATTTGATGTTATATGGTTTATGTTCTTAGTACAATTTGGTTTTATATGGTGTAGATGATTATCATCTATTCAGTATTTTAGTTTGAATTTGTGAACCAAGTAATTTAACTTAGTATTTTGTTATCAATGGTGTTGGATCCAATTTGACCCTCATTTCATCGATTCATCGACGAAATGGCCCTAGGGGTATCTTGACCCTCATTTCATAGATGAATTGACAAAATGGCCTTAGGGGTATCTTGACCCTCATTTCGTCGATTCATCGACAAAATGGCCCTAGGGGTATCTTGTCCCTCATTTCATCGACTCATCGACAAAATGGCCTTAGGGGTACCTTGGCCCTCATTTCATCGATGAATTGACAAAATGGCCTTAGGGGTACCTTGACCCTCATTTCATCGGTTCATCGACAAAATAGCCCTAGGGGTATCTTGACCCTCATTTCATCGATTCATCAAAAAAATGGCCTTAGGGGTACCTTGACCCTCATTTCATCGGTGAATCAACAAAATGGTCTTAGGGGTACCTTGACCCTCATTTCATCGATTCGTCGACAAAATGGTCTTAGGGGTACCTTGACCCTCATTTCAGCGATTCATCGACAAAATAGCCTAGGGGTATCTTGAACCTCATTTCATCGATTCATCAAGAAAATGGCCTTAGGGGTACCTTGACCCTCATTTCATTGATTCATTGACAAAATGGCCTTAGGGGTATCTTGACTCTCATTTCATCGATTCATCGACAAAATGGCCCTAGGGGTATCTTGACCCTCATTTCATCGATTCATCGACAAAATGGCCTTAGGGGGTCATCGAAAAAATGGCCCTAGGGGTATCTTGACCCTCATTTCATTGATTCATCGACAAAATGGCCTTAGGGGTACCTTGACCCTCATTTCATCGATTCATCGACAATATGGCCCTAGGGGTACCTTGACCCTCATTTCATCGATTCATTGACAAAATGGCCTAAGGGGTACCTTGACCCTCATTTCATCGAGGAATCATATGGATCATCAAATTGAACAATCATAACAATCTTAACAACAAGATTATCATAATAGCAAGATTATCATAACAGCAAGACCATCATATGCATCATCAAATTGAACAATCATAACAATCTTAACAACAAGATTATCATAACAGCAAGAACATGATAACAACAAGAACATGGTAACAACAAGATTATCATAACAGCAAGAACATGATAACAGCAAGAACATGATAACAACAAGAACATCATAACAGCAAGAACATCATCAGAGTGCATAATTCTCATAAGAGCAAGACCATAAATAGCAATGATTATAGTACCATAACATCAAACCAGCATAAGTTGTTCCCAAAATAGATCATAGCAATTAACAGTTTTGCCTGATCACATCATCAACAAGTTTTGCCAAATCACATTAGTTCCCTGAAGCATAAAAGTAATCCTTCAGCCTTGATGGTTTCTTCCTCTGTCTTGGTGGCAAGAAGGATGTCCTTGTTGCTGCAGCTAAGCTACTTGGCCTCCTAGCTGGAGCTGTTGAGCTGATTGGCCTACTTGCTGGAGCTGCTGAGCTGCTTGGCCTGCTTGCTGGAGCTGCTGAGCTGCTTGCCCCTGGTGGTGCCCTGCTTGCTTGTGTAGTAGATGCCCTCCTTGTTGGAGCTACAATAGATGAAGTTGCAGTAGTAGATGTGGTACCCTCCTCTGTTGTGTTTGACTGCATTTTAAAATGGTAGCAAGTTAATACATTCAAGTGTTACAAAACAGAAATAGATGGCACCAAGTATGGCAACAGAGACTAACCTCATGCTTGTTCTTTCTCATTGCTAGACCTGGCTTAAGGGTTTTGTGGAAAAATGTGTATCTGTGACCCACAAGATTGCAATTGCTGCATGTAATTGATGCCATCCTAGATGTATCTTTAGGTGCTGGTGGCTCAAACTGGCTCCCTCTCCTTTTTGTTTGCTTCTTCCCTAGTTTATCCTTGAAAACTGGAGGTTCTATGTCTCTAGTTTTGGTCTTAGGCCAGAGGTCAGGTCCAGGTGCAGGAAATATGATGGGAATGCATGATGCCAGATACATAGGGTTTTTGAAGAAGTCATGCACAAAATCTTCAGGCCTTAATTTGGCTTTGGTAATAGCAGAGACTGCATGATTGCATGGCACTGCAGTCATATCCCATTTTCTGCACCCACATGTCATGTGCTGCAAGTTAACTGCATAGGTATTCTCATTGCTTGTCACTTGGTAAATATTTGGCCCAGCCATCAATGCTTGACGGTTCCTAGAgtgtttctttgcttcttcaagTAACTCAGCATATGTTGGGCATATTTCCCACTTGGCTAACTGTGTCTTATTCCTATTTGTATTGAACCTGACCATCAACTTAGTCCTGATTCCATCTAGCATGGTCTTTATTGGTTTACCCCTCACATCTAATATCATGTTGAACACCTCACTAATATTGTTGAAAACTAGGTCAGTTTTGCAATTGAAGTACATGGCATATCTAGCCCAAGCATGTCTAGGAATTTTATTTAACCAAGCCCAGGCAGCCTTACACTCTACTTTAAGAGCATCCATTGCAGCAAGATGGCCATGTTCAGTATATGAGTAACTTGCCTTATCCATGTACTTCTTTAATTCTGACCCCCTAAAACCAGCACTCTGGAAGTTTTGGTAGATGTGTCTAAGGCGGAATCTTTGGGGGCAGTTGGGGAAAACTTGGCTCACAGCTTTCAGAAGACCCTATTTGGAAAAATGACCAAACTTACTAATAATCAATGAACATTAACTACTTCTAACCAATTACTATGAACTACTTATATCAACTAGTAATGAGCAATGAATATTAACTAATACTAAGCAATTACCGTGAACTACTAGTAAGCAATTACTATGACTACTAATATCAGATACTAATATGAGTAATGACAAAGATAATACCTTCTGTCTATCAGAGATTATGGTGTAAAAACCAAATCTCCCTGATTCTCCACCAATAGATGTATTCAGTTCTGTTAGAAAACAAGTCCAACTCTTTGTGTCTTCTTTGTCCACAACTCCAAAAGCAATGGGATAGATGTTATTATTCCCATCCCTTCCTATGGCAGCAAGGATTTGTTGGCCAGTAGAGAGCTTGATGAAACATCCATCCACACCTGCAATGGCATACAAGATATGTTATAAACAAAGTATGTAGTACTAAGGGTGCACCGCATTTATGTCATAGAAAACACAGTTTAATAGTCACCTATGAATGGTCTGCATCCATTCAGAAATTCTTCCTTGCAAGCATTCAAACATATGAACAAACCATGGAACCTTGAATTGATGCTTGGATGGTCTTTTAGGAACTTAGTAGTGACAATGCACCTACTACCTGGATTGGTGTCTAAGACAGCCTGCAAGTAGTCCCTGATCCTAGTGTATTGCCCCCTCTGATCTCCTTGCACCACCTTAATAGCATTGTTCTTAGCCCTGTAGGCCATATGAGTGATGATCTCAACTCCATACTTGCTCTTCAAATTTTCCATTATTGTACTTATTGATGTGTTCATGTCTGTTCTTATTGCTTCTAAAACTTGATGTGTAACCCACTTTGTAGTCACCTTGGTGCTCTCTGCTATAGCCGGACATGTGTGCAGAAAATTTGTTTTCCTTATGCAGAAAGTTTTGTCTTTTCCCACCACAGAAGCTGTAATGAAGAAAGGGCAATCT
The sequence above is a segment of the Aegilops tauschii subsp. strangulata cultivar AL8/78 chromosome 6, Aet v6.0, whole genome shotgun sequence genome. Coding sequences within it:
- the LOC109770610 gene encoding uncharacterized protein is translated as MVSWSDETSEDSVMNISSSCDGIIKVTMMHDPNFNGTDADVNVLCEHGEPAECFVAFEGMHTGRRFLGCAKKEGINYGVVQWIDFEWPDSMEKALAKLWDMYEEIKSARTNDNLESSFQRGVELNNQKEQKECLDVKIVELETVVGNLKAELSKKEEEKKKQQRGVELNNQKEQKEYVDVKIAELETVVGNLKAELSKKEEEKKKLLQKYDTLKNLTGAQANVIRNLKFNHLKEKERLTEETLKLQHHISELQKSEDKIKLKLQGVKAILDE